Proteins found in one Plasmodium gaboni strain SY75 chromosome 13, whole genome shotgun sequence genomic segment:
- a CDS encoding putative RNAse L inhibitor protein, with product MKKKNKEDLYKENKLEASKLRIAIVSSDKCKPKKCHLECKKNCPIVKTGKFCIEVDHSSKIAYISETLCIGCGICVKKCPFTAISIINLPKDINKDVVHRYGPNTFKLHRLPIPKLGQILGLVGTNGIGKSTALKILSSKLKPNLGKFNNPPEWRDILSFFRGNEXXXXXXXXXXIIGQTTNVYMFDEPSSYLDIKQRISMAKIIHKLVKHDNYIIVVEHDLSILDYLSDYVCCLWGKAGAYGVVTCPFSVREGINIFLDGFVPTDNLRIREESLNFKLATDQDATDEDKKRLHFYNYPTMVKTLNSFSLTIDKGHFSESEIFVLLGQNGSGKSTFIRLFAGLIKPDNTESLSFLESLSVSYKPQQIQAKFTGTVRQLLMSKLKGLYNDPYFNNEIIKPLKIESILDNQVLTLSGGELQKVAIIVTLAKNTNIYLIDEPSAYLDSEQRIIVSKIIKRFILNTNKTAFVVEHDFIMATYLADHVIVFDGQAGVNTVANTPQTLAAGMNKFLKIIDVTFRRDPTNYRPRINKYDSVKDKEQKLNGTYFIIDE from the exons atgaagaagaaaaataaagaggatttatataaagaaaacAAACTAGAAGCTTCAAAATTAAGAATAGCTATAGTAAGCAGTGATAAATGTAAACCCAAAAAATGTCATTTAgaatgtaaaaaaaattgcCCAATAGTAAAAACAGGAAAATTTTGTATAGAAGTAGATCATAGTTCAAAAATTGCATACATAAGTGAAACTCTATGTATAGGTTGTGGTATATGTGTAAAAAAATGTCCATTTACAGCTATATCAATTATTAATTTACCTAAggatataaataaagatgTAGTACATAGATATGGTCCAAATACTTTTAAATTACATAGATTACCTATTCCTAAGCTTGGCCAAATTTTAGGTTTGGTTGGAACAAATGGTATAGGTAAATCTACAGctttaaaaattttatcatCAAAATTAAAACCTAATTTAGGTAAATTTAATAACCCACCTGAATGGAGAgatattttatctttttttagAGGTAATGAATTNNNNNNNNNNNNNNNNNNNNNNNNNNNNATAATTGGACAAACTACTAATGTTTATATGTTTGATGAACCTAGTAGTTATCTTGATATAAAACAAAGAATATCTATGGCAAAAATTATTCACAAACTTGTTAAACAcgataattatattattgttgtaGAACATGATTTATCTATATTAGATTATCTTAGTGATTATGTTTGTTGCCTATGGGGTAAAGCAGGAGCTTATGGTGTAGTCACATGCCCTTTTTCTGTAAGAGAAGGTATTAATATCTTTCTAGACGGCTTTGTACCTACTGATAATTTAAGAATACGTGAAGAATCACTCAATTTTAAATTAGCAACAGATCAAGATGCAACAGatgaagataaaaaaagattacatttttataattatccAACAATGGTCAAAACATTAAACTCATTTTCATTAACTATTGACAAAGGACATTTCTCAGAATCAGAAATTTTTGTTCTATTAGGTCAAAATGGAAGTGGAAAAAGTACATTCATACGTTTATTTGCTGGACTAATTAAACCAGATAATACAGAAAGTTTATCATTTCTTGAATCTCTAAGTGTCTCATATAAACCTCAACAAATACAAGCCAAATTTACAGGAACTGTCAGACAATTATTAATGTCAAAATTAAAAGGATTATATAATGATccatattttaataatgaaattattaaacCTTTAAAAATCGAATCTATTCTAGATAACCAAGTTCTAACACTATCAGGAGGAGAACTACAAAAAGTTGCTATCATTGTTACATTAGCCAAAAATACAAACATTTATCTAATTGACGAACCATCAGCTTACTTAGATTCAGAACAAAGAATTATCGTATccaaaattattaaaagatttATACTTAACACTAACAAAACAGCCTTCGTTGTAGAACATGATTTTATTATGGCTACATATTTAGCAGACCATGTCATAGTTTTTGATGGACAAGCAGGAGTAAACACAGTCGCTAACACACCACAAACACTAGCAGCAGGTATGAACAAattcttaaaaataattgACGTCACATTTAGAAGGGACCCAACAAATTACAGGCcaagaataaataaatatgacAGTGTAAAGGATAAGGAGCAAAAATTAAACG GTACATATTTCATTATTGATGAGTAA